From one Phocaeicola salanitronis DSM 18170 genomic stretch:
- a CDS encoding glycosyltransferase, which translates to MQEKILIIAHLSFSGMGPYVSEIVNTLSPNDNINYFFFDMEDNFFEKNVKPELHSKSIFFKFHHGIISKADFLLGYYSAKYRRKLLSYCVKNEITIVHFINGCTDTKVLNKLHKKGIKTLVTVHDLHPHEQKKEFYKIWKYKVLAKQEMQNFKICPNLLTNSRLQYEELKRMFPEKNIFFHEFPSLVSSEIKNGNEIPPELRELQNKYILFFGRIEEYKGIGLLFDAFCQSSILNNKYTLVLAGKGKLPTKITDQTHNVILINRYIADKEIAYLYRNAAAVVYPYISATQSGVLSLACFFCTPMLVSDIPYFTSMVRQSKIAMTFKSGCIEDLTKQLKCLLNSDTLQMEKDQQVFYNKYYSNVSIRNSLLNIYLNLK; encoded by the coding sequence ATGCAAGAAAAAATCTTAATAATCGCCCATCTTTCATTTTCAGGTATGGGACCGTATGTTAGTGAAATAGTGAACACATTATCACCTAATGATAATATTAACTATTTCTTTTTTGATATGGAGGATAATTTCTTTGAGAAAAATGTAAAGCCTGAATTACATTCAAAAAGTATTTTCTTTAAATTTCATCATGGTATAATTTCTAAGGCTGATTTCTTGCTTGGTTACTATAGTGCTAAATACCGTAGAAAACTATTATCTTATTGCGTAAAAAATGAAATTACTATTGTTCATTTTATCAATGGTTGTACAGATACTAAAGTATTGAATAAGCTTCATAAAAAAGGAATTAAAACATTAGTGACGGTACATGATTTACATCCTCACGAGCAGAAAAAAGAATTCTATAAAATATGGAAATATAAAGTTTTGGCTAAACAAGAAATGCAAAATTTTAAAATATGCCCTAACTTACTCACCAATAGCCGTCTTCAATATGAAGAACTAAAGCGAATGTTCCCTGAAAAAAATATTTTTTTTCATGAATTCCCTTCTTTGGTTTCAAGCGAAATTAAAAATGGAAATGAAATTCCTCCAGAACTTAGAGAATTGCAAAATAAATACATTCTTTTTTTTGGTCGAATAGAAGAATATAAAGGTATAGGATTACTCTTTGATGCTTTTTGTCAATCTTCAATCCTAAATAATAAATATACATTAGTTCTTGCGGGAAAAGGGAAATTACCGACAAAAATAACTGATCAAACACATAATGTAATATTAATTAACCGTTATATTGCTGACAAAGAAATCGCTTATTTATATCGAAATGCAGCTGCTGTTGTCTATCCTTACATATCAGCGACTCAATCAGGGGTATTATCTTTAGCTTGTTTTTTTTGTACTCCAATGTTAGTCTCAGACATTCCCTATTTTACTTCAATGGTAAGGCAGTCTAAAATAGCGATGACATTTAAAAGCGGCTGTATTGAAGACCTTACAAAACAATTAAAATGTTTATTAAACAGTGATACGTTGCAAATGGAAAAAGACCAGCAAGTATTTTATAACAAATATTACTCGAATGTTTCTATCAGAAACAGCTTGTTAAATATCTATCTCAACTTGAAATAG
- a CDS encoding glycosyltransferase family 4 protein, translated as MHIYFFIQDISLTGGTERVTVNLSNLFVAKGHQVTIVSFNKGKEKETYQTVPEVDIVYLSHERYPIDNGFIARLYSFYQSINALKTFFKTQVDQYEKNVFIGQNFFANTLLWLIGQSKYVLGCEHFKYDLYPKPVRALRCFVYSFFKKIIVLTDKVRMRFCRHLPQNKVVTIPNMAIANDDFKLDLTSKTIIAVGRLHPSKGFDMLIPAAKDVFDKHPDWHLNIFGEGELKEALQSQIQALGLQRNIFLKGYTDNINGEFAKSAFFVLSSRYEGFPMVLVEAMSLGMPSVAFDCPEGPAQLLAEGGGILVEKENISKLSEAMDYMIEHPDFRQKCSKHREFIKEHLSPKVIYEKWRNVFLS; from the coding sequence ATGCACATCTATTTTTTTATTCAGGATATATCCTTAACAGGTGGAACAGAAAGGGTAACAGTAAATTTGTCTAATCTGTTTGTTGCAAAAGGACATCAGGTGACTATCGTTTCTTTCAATAAGGGAAAAGAAAAAGAAACTTATCAAACAGTACCGGAAGTAGATATTGTTTATTTATCACATGAACGATATCCTATTGATAATGGTTTTATCGCTCGTTTATACTCTTTTTATCAAAGTATTAATGCTTTAAAAACGTTTTTTAAAACACAGGTAGACCAATATGAAAAGAATGTTTTCATCGGACAAAACTTTTTCGCCAATACCTTGTTATGGTTGATTGGACAATCTAAGTATGTATTAGGATGTGAACATTTTAAGTATGACTTGTATCCGAAACCTGTCAGGGCTTTAAGATGCTTTGTTTATTCTTTCTTTAAAAAGATAATCGTATTGACCGATAAAGTCCGGATGAGGTTTTGCAGGCATCTTCCACAAAATAAAGTTGTCACTATTCCTAATATGGCGATTGCTAATGATGATTTTAAATTGGACCTAACCAGTAAGACCATCATTGCCGTAGGGCGTTTGCATCCTTCAAAAGGATTTGACATGCTGATTCCAGCAGCAAAAGACGTATTTGACAAGCATCCGGATTGGCATTTGAACATATTCGGAGAAGGAGAATTGAAAGAGGCATTACAATCACAAATTCAAGCTCTTGGTCTGCAAAGGAATATATTCTTAAAGGGATATACGGATAATATAAATGGGGAGTTCGCAAAAAGCGCCTTTTTTGTATTATCATCCAGATATGAAGGTTTCCCCATGGTCTTAGTGGAAGCAATGAGCCTGGGGATGCCTTCTGTAGCATTCGATTGCCCGGAAGGTCCCGCACAATTATTGGCAGAAGGAGGAGGCATCTTAGTTGAAAAAGAAAACATCTCCAAATTGTCTGAAGCCATGGATTATATGATAGAACATCCCGATTTCAGACAAAAGTGTTCTAAACATAGAGAGTTCATAAAAGAGCATTTGTCTCCGAAAGTTATCTATGAAAAATGGCGAAATGTTTTTTTAAGTTAA
- a CDS encoding DUF4422 domain-containing protein has translation MNIKILVAAHKQCEMPKDNVYLPVQVGKALHPDLDLGYQPDNGGENISEKNPYYSELTAVYWAWKNLKADYVGLVHYRRYLGMKHGKDKWQCLLTKEEAQTLCKKHDIILPQKRRYYIESLWSHYEHTHDISHLEKTKGIIAKDYPEYLPAFNKVMKRTWGHMFNMFIMKKSYADEYCAWLFDILFKVEKQIDFSTLSAFDARLFGRISELLLDVWIETKGYSYKEVKMIQLGNENWSQKIKYFLAAKFFGKKYTQSR, from the coding sequence ATGAATATCAAGATTTTGGTGGCGGCTCACAAGCAATGTGAAATGCCCAAAGACAACGTGTACCTGCCTGTACAGGTGGGCAAGGCTCTGCATCCGGATTTAGACTTAGGTTATCAGCCTGACAATGGGGGGGAGAACATTTCGGAGAAAAATCCTTATTACAGTGAACTGACTGCCGTTTATTGGGCTTGGAAAAACCTGAAGGCGGATTATGTAGGATTGGTGCATTACCGCAGATATCTCGGAATGAAACACGGGAAAGATAAGTGGCAATGTCTGCTGACAAAGGAAGAAGCCCAAACACTATGCAAGAAACATGACATCATATTGCCACAGAAACGGAGATACTATATAGAATCGCTTTGGTCGCACTACGAACATACGCACGACATTTCTCATTTGGAAAAGACCAAAGGTATTATTGCGAAAGACTATCCGGAATATCTGCCTGCTTTCAACAAGGTAATGAAACGAACGTGGGGACACATGTTTAACATGTTCATCATGAAGAAGAGTTATGCGGATGAGTATTGTGCATGGTTGTTTGACATTCTATTTAAAGTGGAGAAACAAATAGATTTCTCTACTTTGTCAGCATTTGATGCCCGCCTGTTCGGTAGAATCAGCGAGTTGCTACTTGATGTATGGATAGAGACCAAAGGGTATTCCTATAAAGAGGTAAAAATGATACAGCTGGGAAACGAGAACTGGTCTCAAAAAATAAAATACTTCTTGGCGGCTAAGTTCTTTGGCAAGAAATATACGCAAAGCAGATAA
- a CDS encoding bacteriophage abortive infection AbiH family protein: protein MTFNYTPFLETVYGIPAENILYIHGEISNKQNLPIIGHDGTDTFELWTKSNPQGYKRHYTSNRAELPEEEMMTEAVEEYFELSRKPVADILKKNECFINDLYDIRTIIILGHSLGNVDMPYFKAIYESNDSPAQIKWYMSYYSDSEKRTLEEKLRSHVVGDKTPIAMFRMEGWLIQKNP from the coding sequence ATTACTTTTAATTACACTCCTTTTCTGGAAACAGTTTATGGAATACCAGCAGAAAACATTCTTTACATACATGGGGAAATATCAAACAAGCAGAATCTTCCTATTATAGGACATGATGGAACAGACACATTTGAACTTTGGACTAAGTCAAATCCTCAAGGATACAAACGACATTATACCTCTAATAGGGCAGAGCTGCCAGAAGAAGAAATGATGACCGAGGCTGTGGAGGAATACTTTGAGTTATCAAGAAAGCCCGTTGCCGACATTTTAAAGAAAAACGAATGTTTTATCAACGATTTGTATGATATCAGAACAATAATCATTCTCGGTCATTCTTTAGGGAATGTGGATATGCCTTACTTCAAAGCCATATATGAATCAAATGATAGTCCGGCACAAATAAAATGGTACATGAGCTACTATAGCGATTCCGAGAAAAGAACATTGGAAGAAAAATTGCGCTCACATGTTGTTGGCGACAAGACACCAATTGCGATGTTTAGAATGGAGGGCTGGCTGATACAGAAAAATCCATAA